The following proteins are co-located in the Paralichthys olivaceus isolate ysfri-2021 chromosome 10, ASM2471397v2, whole genome shotgun sequence genome:
- the LOC109642994 gene encoding G1/S-specific cyclin-D1-like isoform X1, translating into MTQSATDRVKDMESLLLCREADRPARAYRDSNLLTDRVLRALLRAQDKYLPASNYFKCVQREIVPYMRRIVAIWVLEVCEEQRCEEEVFPLAMNYIDRFLSVEPTKKNDLQLLGAACMFLASKLRKTIPLTAEKLCIYTDNSITPTQLMQMELLVLNKLKWDLASVTPLDFIDHFLSQLPVSRESRTILRKHAQTFAKLCATDNKFIASPPSMVAAGSMVAAVEGLQIKMVGNALMAQKLTEQLAQTIRSDSDCLRACQEQIELLLENSLRQAQQQNSVAVETKNIGERQDLSTTPTDVCDINI; encoded by the exons ATGACACAAAGCGCCACAGACAGGGTGAAAGACATGGAGTCTCTGCTTCTGTGCCGTGAGGCGGACAGGCCTGCCAGGGCTTACCGGGACTCCAACCTGTTGACTGACCGGGTCCTGCGTGCGCTCCTGCGAGCTCAAGACAAGTACCTCCCAGCTTCCAACTATTTCAAATGCGTCCAGAGAGAAATAGTTCCGTACATGAGGAGGATAGTGGCTATCTGGGTGTTGGAG GTGTGTGAGGAGCAAAGATGTGAGGAGGAAGTTTTCCCACTGGCTATGAACTACATAGACCGCTTCCTGTCAGTGGAACCCACCAAGAAGAACGATCTTCAGTTATTGGGAGCTGCCTGTATGTTCCTGGCATCCAAACTGAGGAAGACAATCCCACTCACTGCTGAGAAACTCTGCATCTACACAGACAACTCTATTACACCTACTCAGCTGATG CAAATGGAGTTACTGGTTTTGAACAAACTCAAATGGGACCTGGCTTCAGTAACCCCCCTTGACTTCATCGACCACTTCCTGTCCCAGCTGCCTGTCAGTAGAGAGAGCAGGACCATACTCAGGAAGCACGCTCAGACCTTTGCAAAGCTGTGTGCCACAG ATAATAAATTCATAGCCAGCCCTCCATCCATGGTAGCAGCAGGCAGCATGGTGGCAGCAGTGGAGGGCTTACAGATAAAAATGGTGGGAAATGCCTTGATGGCACAGAAACTGACAGAGCAACTTGCACAAACCATCAGGAGTGACTCA GACTGCCTTCGAGCATGTCAGGAACAAATTGAGCTGTTGCTGGAAAACAGTCTCAGACAGGCACAACAGCAAAACTCTGTTGCTGTGGAAACTAAGAACATTGGCGAGAGGCAGGACCTCTCAACTACCCCCACAGATGTCTGTGACATAAACATCTGA
- the LOC109642994 gene encoding G1/S-specific cyclin-D1-like isoform X2 — translation MTQSATDRVKDMESLLLCREADRPARAYRDSNLLTDRVLRALLRAQDKYLPASNYFKCVQREIVPYMRRIVAIWVLEVCEEQRCEEEVFPLAMNYIDRFLSVEPTKKNDLQLLGAACMFLASKLRKTIPLTAEKLCIYTDNSITPTQLMQMELLVLNKLKWDLASVTPLDFIDHFLSQLPVSRESRTILRKHAQTFAKLCATDNKFIASPPSMVAAGSMVAAVEGLQIKMVGNALMAQKLTEQLAQTIRSDSVGLPSSMSGTN, via the exons ATGACACAAAGCGCCACAGACAGGGTGAAAGACATGGAGTCTCTGCTTCTGTGCCGTGAGGCGGACAGGCCTGCCAGGGCTTACCGGGACTCCAACCTGTTGACTGACCGGGTCCTGCGTGCGCTCCTGCGAGCTCAAGACAAGTACCTCCCAGCTTCCAACTATTTCAAATGCGTCCAGAGAGAAATAGTTCCGTACATGAGGAGGATAGTGGCTATCTGGGTGTTGGAG GTGTGTGAGGAGCAAAGATGTGAGGAGGAAGTTTTCCCACTGGCTATGAACTACATAGACCGCTTCCTGTCAGTGGAACCCACCAAGAAGAACGATCTTCAGTTATTGGGAGCTGCCTGTATGTTCCTGGCATCCAAACTGAGGAAGACAATCCCACTCACTGCTGAGAAACTCTGCATCTACACAGACAACTCTATTACACCTACTCAGCTGATG CAAATGGAGTTACTGGTTTTGAACAAACTCAAATGGGACCTGGCTTCAGTAACCCCCCTTGACTTCATCGACCACTTCCTGTCCCAGCTGCCTGTCAGTAGAGAGAGCAGGACCATACTCAGGAAGCACGCTCAGACCTTTGCAAAGCTGTGTGCCACAG ATAATAAATTCATAGCCAGCCCTCCATCCATGGTAGCAGCAGGCAGCATGGTGGCAGCAGTGGAGGGCTTACAGATAAAAATGGTGGGAAATGCCTTGATGGCACAGAAACTGACAGAGCAACTTGCACAAACCATCAGGAGTGACTCAGTAG GACTGCCTTCGAGCATGTCAGGAACAAATTGA